A window of the Parafrankia irregularis genome harbors these coding sequences:
- a CDS encoding PAS domain-containing protein, which translates to MNTHHGAEPSDVFATAWDVFRRIVDNCPVGVFTADVSGRHVFVNRHWSVLTGVPRDKAVGRGWERAVHPEDVRTVTRQWHLLVTEGDELSIPVRLLQPDGTARPAILRAAAVVGENGHRRFAGTLTAVPDRGEADAELPDPNPGARPGQRLGFDLELGDLELGDLELGDLELGNLDPSLWAAELLGPDAAEPAVDQPAGDRGSTQIEWTGETTANDRAVAGSEPADDDRAADDARPDDLPLDTVELLREELDRFDLATDDLWLLPADDEESAGPGWTVPPPRRPSAGEVDPPAVEPAEHPGRPFSERPLPERSFTETPFDDAGPGEIPFNDIPFDEIPFGKAAFGEIPFGETHVEQASLGDQPGTEPLTGPTRARATGRTAPGPESAGDGNGNFSAGTGGLRPPAPGPGARPLRGGALPPGAEWRAAVTPHGDLGSAHHRTSRSGPAGGSHPLASGPTGSFAPRRGSSLSFGGPMAPGPASGSGHDSCDCAFAEIRRLSDACHERERWLTALMAELPSAVLVADADARVVAVNQTYCDLFDLAESPVDLVGTDCRAQLRPLPGLVEDPAGFASRLDTLLRRRRTMRRETVMFADGRVFERSHIPLAGPNGYHGHVWIYADVTDRRIVEAEIEGLISGL; encoded by the coding sequence ATGAACACCCACCACGGCGCCGAGCCGTCCGATGTGTTCGCGACCGCATGGGATGTATTCCGACGAATTGTCGACAACTGTCCGGTCGGTGTGTTCACCGCCGACGTCTCAGGTCGGCATGTATTCGTGAATCGACACTGGTCCGTGCTGACCGGAGTCCCTCGCGACAAGGCGGTGGGGCGCGGCTGGGAACGCGCCGTGCATCCTGAGGATGTACGCACCGTGACCAGACAGTGGCACCTCCTGGTAACCGAGGGTGACGAGCTCTCGATCCCGGTCCGGCTGCTTCAGCCGGACGGGACGGCGCGGCCGGCGATCCTGCGCGCGGCCGCGGTCGTGGGCGAGAACGGACATCGCCGTTTCGCCGGCACGCTGACCGCGGTACCGGACCGTGGCGAGGCGGATGCCGAGCTACCGGACCCGAACCCAGGGGCAAGGCCCGGCCAGAGGCTCGGGTTCGACCTCGAGCTGGGCGACCTCGAGCTGGGCGATCTGGAACTTGGCGATCTGGAACTGGGCAACCTCGACCCTTCGCTGTGGGCCGCCGAGCTGCTGGGTCCAGACGCCGCCGAGCCCGCGGTCGACCAGCCTGCGGGCGACCGTGGCAGCACGCAGATCGAGTGGACCGGCGAGACCACGGCCAATGATCGAGCGGTCGCCGGGTCCGAACCCGCGGACGATGACCGCGCTGCCGACGACGCCAGACCAGACGACCTGCCGTTGGACACCGTCGAGCTGCTCCGAGAGGAACTCGACCGGTTCGATCTGGCCACCGACGACCTTTGGCTCCTCCCCGCCGACGATGAGGAGTCGGCGGGTCCGGGCTGGACGGTTCCGCCTCCTCGGCGGCCCTCCGCGGGCGAGGTCGATCCGCCGGCCGTCGAGCCCGCGGAGCACCCAGGCCGGCCGTTCAGCGAGCGGCCACTCCCCGAGCGGTCCTTCACCGAGACGCCGTTCGACGACGCCGGACCCGGGGAGATTCCGTTCAACGACATCCCGTTCGACGAGATCCCGTTCGGCAAGGCCGCGTTCGGTGAGATCCCGTTCGGTGAGACTCACGTCGAGCAGGCTTCCCTCGGTGATCAGCCCGGGACTGAGCCGCTTACCGGTCCGACCCGGGCGCGTGCCACGGGACGGACCGCGCCGGGACCGGAATCGGCCGGCGACGGCAACGGGAACTTTTCTGCCGGTACAGGCGGGCTTCGTCCACCGGCGCCTGGGCCCGGCGCGAGGCCGCTGCGCGGCGGCGCGCTCCCCCCCGGCGCGGAATGGCGGGCGGCGGTCACCCCACACGGCGATCTGGGGAGTGCGCATCACCGCACCAGCCGCTCCGGGCCGGCGGGCGGTTCGCACCCGCTGGCCTCAGGGCCGACCGGTTCCTTCGCGCCGCGCCGTGGGTCGTCACTGTCCTTCGGTGGCCCGATGGCTCCGGGACCGGCGAGCGGCTCCGGGCACGACAGCTGCGACTGCGCGTTCGCCGAGATACGTCGTCTCTCGGACGCGTGCCATGAACGCGAACGCTGGCTGACCGCGCTGATGGCTGAGCTGCCGTCAGCGGTGCTGGTCGCCGATGCGGACGCCCGGGTCGTCGCTGTGAACCAGACCTACTGCGATCTGTTCGATCTCGCGGAGTCCCCGGTCGATCTGGTGGGCACGGACTGTCGCGCGCAGCTCCGCCCGCTGCCCGGCCTGGTCGAGGACCCGGCGGGCTTCGCGAGCCGGCTGGACACCCTGCTGCGGCGCCGACGGACCATGCGGCGCGAGACAGTGATGTTCGCGGACGGAAGGGTCTTCGAACGCAGTCACATTCCGCTCGCGGGACCCAACGGCTACCACGGCCACGTGTGGATCTACGCCGACGTGACCGATCGGCGCATCGTCGAGGCGGAGATCGAGGGCCTCATCTCCGGTCTTTGA
- a CDS encoding CpaF family protein: MDATSHVEGEVRELIRRRSLDPVREPAHIRQLVDDVVADYEERALTSDLPPVVDRDATARSVYDAVAGFGPLQRHLDDPTVEEIWINEPGRVFVARHGRSELTTVILTHDQVQDLVERMLKSSGRRVDLSTPFVDAMLPDGSRLHVVIPDVTRVHWSVNIRKFVLSASSLDELVALGTITPHAALFLEAAVISGLNVIVAGGTQAGKTTLLNCLGSAIPARERVISVEEVFELRLRAPDWVAMQTRQANLEGTGEIRLRRLIKEALRMRPDRILVGEVRQEEALDLLIALNSGLPGMCSLHANSAREAVTKLCTLPLLAGENVTHAFVVPTVASSVDIVVHLAKEADGRRRVTEIVALPGRAEGDIVEVAQIFQTHGSMLLRADGYPPHPERFLRAGYDLAALLAAPGHERGYPHPHQNQQQPYQQNPYPHHPQIAVER, encoded by the coding sequence ATGGATGCGACCTCTCACGTGGAAGGAGAGGTCCGTGAACTGATACGTCGTCGATCACTCGACCCGGTCCGGGAACCCGCGCACATTCGCCAGCTCGTCGACGACGTTGTCGCCGACTACGAAGAGCGTGCTCTCACCAGTGACCTTCCTCCGGTGGTGGACCGGGATGCCACCGCCCGTTCGGTCTATGACGCGGTCGCCGGTTTCGGCCCGCTGCAGCGGCATCTCGACGATCCGACGGTGGAGGAGATCTGGATCAACGAGCCCGGCCGGGTGTTTGTCGCCCGGCACGGCCGCAGCGAGCTGACCACCGTGATTCTCACCCATGACCAGGTCCAGGACCTGGTGGAACGCATGTTGAAGTCATCCGGTCGCCGGGTTGACCTGTCCACCCCGTTTGTCGATGCGATGCTTCCCGACGGATCCCGCCTGCATGTGGTCATTCCGGACGTCACCCGGGTGCACTGGTCCGTCAACATCCGCAAGTTCGTCCTGTCCGCGTCCAGCCTGGACGAGCTCGTCGCGCTCGGGACGATCACGCCGCACGCGGCGCTGTTTCTGGAAGCGGCGGTGATCTCCGGGCTGAACGTCATCGTCGCCGGCGGCACCCAGGCCGGGAAGACGACGCTGCTCAACTGCCTGGGCTCCGCGATCCCCGCCCGCGAGCGGGTGATCAGCGTCGAGGAGGTCTTCGAGCTGCGACTGCGCGCGCCCGACTGGGTCGCCATGCAGACCCGGCAGGCGAACCTGGAGGGCACCGGTGAGATCCGACTGCGGCGGCTCATCAAGGAGGCGCTGCGGATGCGCCCCGACCGGATCCTCGTCGGCGAGGTGCGTCAGGAAGAGGCCCTCGACCTGCTCATCGCGCTCAACTCCGGGCTGCCCGGCATGTGCAGCCTGCACGCCAACTCGGCGCGCGAGGCCGTGACCAAGCTGTGCACCCTCCCGCTGCTGGCCGGGGAGAACGTCACCCACGCCTTCGTCGTGCCCACCGTCGCCTCCAGCGTCGACATCGTCGTCCACCTGGCCAAGGAGGCGGACGGACGTCGCCGGGTCACCGAGATCGTCGCGCTGCCGGGTCGGGCCGAGGGCGACATCGTCGAGGTGGCCCAGATCTTCCAGACCCACGGCTCGATGCTGCTGCGGGCCGACGGCTACCCACCCCACCCCGAGCGGTTCCTGCGCGCCGGCTACGACCTGGCCGCGCTGCTCGCCGCACCCGGACACGAGCGCGGCTACCCGCACCCGCACCAGAACCAGCAGCAGCCGTACCAGCAGAATCCCTACCCGCACCACCCGCAGATCGCGGTCGAGCGCTGA
- a CDS encoding type II secretion system F family protein — protein sequence MGMFIGLLFGLGLFLIVMSGRPRARAQRAEPTWARNLRETLVQAGIRGVSPQQFVLISAALGLVVGLVVLAFSGTFSLAGAFGVFASLLPRQLVLRRRRGRMHDLREVWPDVVDNLASAVRAGLSLPEALAAVGVRGPVALRPAFTRFGEDYRATGSFSTCLDRLADELADPVADRIIESLRMAREVGGTDLGRLLRTLSTFLREDARTRAELETRQTWTVNAARLAMAAPWIVLLLLASRGENVRAYDSPTGVAVLAGGAGVSVLAYLIMKRIGRLPEEERVLRP from the coding sequence ATGGGCATGTTCATCGGCCTGCTCTTCGGCCTCGGCCTGTTCCTGATCGTGATGAGCGGGCGCCCCCGCGCGAGGGCGCAACGAGCCGAGCCCACCTGGGCCCGCAACCTGCGCGAGACGCTCGTCCAGGCGGGCATCCGCGGCGTGAGCCCCCAGCAGTTCGTCCTGATCAGCGCCGCGCTGGGGCTGGTCGTCGGCCTGGTCGTGCTGGCCTTCTCCGGGACGTTCTCCCTCGCCGGCGCGTTCGGCGTGTTCGCCTCGCTGCTGCCCCGCCAGCTCGTGCTGCGCCGCCGCCGGGGCCGCATGCACGACCTGCGCGAGGTGTGGCCGGACGTCGTCGACAACCTCGCCAGCGCCGTTCGGGCCGGCCTGTCGCTGCCCGAGGCGCTCGCGGCGGTGGGTGTGCGCGGCCCGGTGGCGCTGCGCCCCGCCTTCACCCGCTTCGGCGAGGACTACCGGGCGACCGGTTCCTTCTCGACCTGCCTCGACCGGCTCGCCGACGAGCTGGCCGACCCCGTCGCGGACCGCATCATCGAGTCGCTGCGGATGGCCCGTGAGGTCGGAGGCACCGACCTGGGCCGCCTGCTGCGCACCCTGTCGACCTTCCTGCGCGAGGACGCCCGCACCCGCGCCGAGCTGGAGACCCGCCAGACCTGGACGGTCAACGCCGCCCGGCTCGCGATGGCGGCCCCCTGGATCGTCCTGCTGCTGCTCGCCAGCCGCGGCGAGAACGTGCGGGCCTATGACAGCCCGACCGGGGTGGCCGTGCTCGCCGGTGGCGCCGGCGTGTCCGTCCTGGCCTATCTGATCATGAAGCGGATCGGGCGGCTGCCCGAGGAGGAGCGGGTGCTGCGGCCATGA
- a CDS encoding type II secretion system F family protein, with product MSTAATGALVGLLFGVGLVIVIFRSPPARKVRLADRMDPYLRDTPSPSRLLSDAPEPGAAAGRRATDSASTSSATASGPGSGSASAGSGTRFAAGSRRGAHGRRAAGAETRILVGLGTVEALLRPFIADAAGRLDRFLGGRTALTRRLVQAGGRTTIEEFRVQQVITAVVGALLGASVLALRTLLGIGPPALVGVALVVAGTAGGILARDWWLTRAIREREDRMLMEFPTVAELLALAVTAGESAIGALERVSRLTRGELGTELRLALADARAGATLVQALEGIAARTSLPPLTRFVDGMAVAIERGTPLADVLRAQAVDVREAGKRQLLEAGGRKEIAMMIPVVFLILPTTVIFAFYPALVSFTVIAQ from the coding sequence ATGAGCACTGCGGCGACAGGCGCGTTGGTGGGGCTCCTCTTCGGCGTCGGCCTGGTCATCGTGATCTTCCGATCTCCGCCCGCCCGCAAGGTGCGCCTCGCTGACCGGATGGATCCCTACCTGCGGGACACACCGTCCCCGTCCAGGCTGCTCTCGGACGCACCCGAGCCAGGTGCGGCCGCCGGCCGCCGGGCCACCGACTCCGCCTCGACCTCCTCCGCCACCGCCTCGGGGCCGGGGTCGGGGTCGGCGTCAGCCGGGTCAGGCACGCGGTTCGCCGCGGGTTCCCGGCGCGGGGCGCACGGCCGGCGCGCGGCCGGCGCCGAGACGCGGATCCTGGTCGGGCTGGGCACGGTGGAGGCGCTGCTCCGCCCGTTCATCGCGGACGCCGCCGGGCGCCTCGACCGCTTCCTCGGCGGCCGGACCGCGCTCACCCGCCGGCTCGTCCAGGCCGGTGGCCGGACCACCATCGAGGAGTTCCGGGTCCAACAGGTGATCACCGCGGTGGTCGGTGCGCTGCTCGGGGCGTCCGTGCTGGCGCTGCGCACCCTGCTCGGCATCGGCCCGCCGGCGCTCGTCGGCGTCGCGCTCGTCGTCGCCGGAACGGCCGGCGGCATCCTGGCCCGGGACTGGTGGCTCACCCGCGCGATCCGCGAGCGCGAGGACCGAATGCTCATGGAGTTCCCCACCGTCGCCGAGCTGCTGGCGCTCGCTGTCACGGCGGGGGAGTCCGCGATCGGCGCGCTGGAAAGGGTCAGCCGCCTCACCCGCGGCGAGCTCGGCACCGAGCTGCGGCTCGCGCTGGCCGACGCCCGCGCCGGCGCCACCCTCGTCCAGGCCCTCGAAGGCATCGCCGCCCGCACCTCGCTGCCGCCACTCACCAGGTTCGTCGACGGCATGGCGGTGGCGATCGAGCGCGGCACACCGCTGGCGGACGTCCTGCGGGCACAGGCCGTGGACGTCCGTGAGGCCGGCAAGCGCCAGCTGCTGGAAGCCGGCGGGCGCAAGGAGATCGCGATGATGATTCCGGTCGTCTTCCTGATTCTCCCGACAACGGTGATCTTCGCGTTCTACCCGGCGCTCGTCAGCTTCACGGTGATCGCGCAGTGA
- a CDS encoding TadE/TadG family type IV pilus assembly protein, which translates to MPGRIRRFLPGARSPQPDDIHTAGPTDPAGTTDPAGPAGTTDPAGETRPADGGSAIVEFVLVGTLLLILILGVIQVGLVLHVRNTLAADAAEGARHAANLDVPAIEGGSYARRLIAESLPGRSDAVCTGQEEDGPGDIPLVRVTCTVVVPLSLVPLGDGVTVTVTGHALKETP; encoded by the coding sequence GTGCCCGGGCGAATCCGGAGGTTCCTGCCTGGCGCCAGGAGCCCGCAGCCGGATGACATCCATACCGCCGGCCCCACTGACCCTGCGGGCACCACTGACCCTGCGGGCCCTGCGGGCACCACTGACCCTGCCGGCGAGACCAGGCCTGCGGACGGCGGTTCGGCGATCGTCGAGTTCGTCCTGGTCGGGACACTGCTGCTGATCCTCATCCTGGGCGTCATCCAGGTCGGGCTCGTCCTGCACGTGCGCAACACCCTCGCGGCGGACGCGGCGGAAGGCGCCCGGCACGCCGCGAACCTCGACGTGCCGGCGATCGAGGGCGGCAGCTACGCGCGGCGACTCATCGCCGAGTCGCTGCCCGGCCGCTCCGACGCCGTCTGCACCGGCCAGGAGGAGGACGGGCCGGGTGACATCCCGCTCGTCCGGGTCACCTGCACCGTGGTCGTGCCGCTGAGCCTCGTCCCGCTCGGTGACGGCGTCACCGTGACGGTGACCGGCCACGCGCTGAAGGAGACCCCTTGA
- a CDS encoding transcriptional regulator produces the protein MTEFHDWDDIRAELHDGDEETLAAERGRTEAWISAFHLAEERKRLGLTQREVAELMGVSPGRVSQIENGDLDANEVATLSRYARALGARLRIIFDYGNDLRQIA, from the coding sequence ATGACCGAGTTCCACGACTGGGACGACATCCGCGCCGAACTGCACGACGGTGACGAGGAGACGCTGGCGGCCGAGCGCGGACGCACCGAAGCCTGGATCAGCGCGTTCCACCTGGCCGAGGAACGCAAGCGGCTGGGGCTGACCCAGCGCGAGGTGGCCGAGCTGATGGGCGTCTCCCCGGGCCGGGTGAGCCAGATCGAGAACGGCGACCTCGACGCGAACGAGGTCGCGACGCTGAGCCGGTACGCCCGGGCACTCGGCGCCCGCCTGCGGATCATCTTCGACTACGGTAACGATCTCCGCCAGATCGCCTGA
- a CDS encoding TetR/AcrR family transcriptional regulator gives MPQPHPDAAPDGPQPPPGPADVRTRPGGRSARIRALVLAAVRADLVEHGYDGLTIDTIADRSGVHRTTVYRRWRDVGGLLADVLADATAGSWQPPDTGTLEGDLSAINREIYAALTADPPITTALIAASFRSPEAARALQAFWTDRYTRCRPVVDHAITRAEIPADTDPQRLLIAATAPLYHQLILLRTPASQRLPDQAAHDAAVAASAGAFRPGNRTSPGTVPPRIHNSPD, from the coding sequence ATGCCTCAACCCCACCCGGACGCGGCACCGGACGGCCCTCAGCCGCCACCTGGCCCCGCAGACGTTCGCACGCGTCCCGGCGGTCGCAGCGCCCGCATCCGGGCGCTGGTTCTCGCGGCTGTGCGCGCTGACCTGGTCGAACACGGCTACGACGGCCTCACCATCGACACCATCGCAGACCGGTCCGGTGTGCACCGCACCACCGTCTACCGACGATGGCGCGACGTCGGCGGCCTGCTCGCCGACGTCCTCGCCGACGCCACCGCCGGCAGCTGGCAGCCACCGGATACAGGCACTCTGGAAGGCGACCTTTCCGCGATCAATCGTGAGATCTACGCCGCTCTCACCGCGGACCCGCCGATAACGACCGCTCTCATCGCCGCTTCCTTCCGCTCACCGGAAGCGGCCCGTGCCCTGCAGGCCTTCTGGACCGACCGCTACACCCGCTGCCGGCCGGTCGTCGACCACGCCATCACCCGCGCGGAAATCCCCGCGGACACCGACCCACAGCGGCTCCTGATAGCCGCCACCGCCCCGCTTTACCACCAGCTGATCCTTCTCCGCACACCAGCCAGCCAGCGACTCCCCGACCAGGCAGCCCACGACGCGGCCGTCGCAGCATCGGCCGGCGCCTTCAGGCCCGGTAACCGCACTTCCCCAGGCACTGTGCCGCCACGCATCCACAACTCACCTGATTGA
- a CDS encoding Vgb family protein translates to MRIAGPDAGPYDLSAEPDGTLWVTMVHAGRIARLTPGGHLDSYQLTPASCGPSIITEGPDGAMWFTRNRDHRIGRIARDGATTSFLVPTPDGGPFGITTGPDDALWFTEMNSDRIGRITTDGTIAEYPLPVTGALPAAITVGADQSVWFTLNQANAIGRITPAGKITLHLLPTPGAAPVGICRNTDGAIWFVEIAAGQIGRIRTDGRIEEFPLPDREARPHAIIADPLTGGCWFTTWAAGRIGHITPDGKIDEYELPTSSSEPHGLTVTGDGTVFVALETGGLACLERTAVVSEN, encoded by the coding sequence ATGCGGATAGCTGGGCCTGATGCTGGCCCCTACGACCTGAGCGCCGAGCCAGACGGGACGCTGTGGGTCACGATGGTTCACGCCGGGCGGATCGCGCGGCTGACCCCTGGTGGTCATCTTGACTCGTATCAGCTCACCCCGGCCTCCTGCGGGCCGTCGATCATCACCGAGGGTCCGGACGGCGCGATGTGGTTCACCCGCAACCGTGACCACCGGATCGGAAGGATCGCCCGCGACGGCGCGACCACGTCCTTCCTCGTCCCTACTCCGGACGGTGGGCCCTTCGGTATCACGACCGGCCCGGACGACGCCCTGTGGTTCACCGAGATGAACAGTGACCGGATCGGACGCATCACCACCGACGGCACGATCGCCGAGTACCCGCTCCCCGTGACCGGTGCCCTGCCGGCGGCGATCACCGTCGGAGCCGACCAGTCCGTCTGGTTCACCCTCAACCAGGCCAACGCGATCGGTCGCATCACTCCCGCCGGGAAGATCACGCTTCACCTGCTACCCACCCCGGGCGCGGCTCCGGTCGGGATCTGCCGGAACACCGATGGCGCGATCTGGTTCGTGGAGATCGCCGCCGGTCAGATCGGCCGGATCCGCACCGACGGAAGGATCGAGGAGTTTCCCCTTCCCGATCGGGAGGCCCGGCCTCACGCGATCATCGCTGACCCGCTCACCGGCGGCTGTTGGTTCACCACCTGGGCCGCGGGCCGGATCGGTCACATCACCCCGGACGGAAAGATCGACGAATACGAACTGCCGACGTCGTCCAGTGAACCGCACGGTCTCACCGTCACCGGAGACGGGACCGTCTTCGTCGCTCTGGAAACCGGAGGACTCGCGTGCCTGGAGCGGACTGCGGTCGTTTCTGAGAACTGA
- a CDS encoding WD40 repeat domain-containing protein: MWDVTNRTSPAPFDEPLTGHANPLMSIAYSPDGRTLATSASDYTTRFWDVTNPTRPTALGEPIVSGESPSLLWVLDLAYSPDGRTLATISGDRLVRFWDVTDRTRPTLVGQTLTGHTGRLESVAFSPDGRTLAVSSDDRTVRLLAP, translated from the coding sequence TTGTGGGACGTCACCAACCGCACCAGTCCGGCCCCCTTCGACGAGCCCCTCACCGGCCACGCCAACCCGCTGATGTCGATCGCCTACTCCCCCGACGGACGCACCCTGGCCACCAGCGCCTCCGACTACACGACCCGGTTCTGGGACGTCACAAACCCGACCCGACCCACAGCCCTGGGCGAACCGATCGTCTCGGGCGAAAGCCCGTCCCTCTTGTGGGTGCTGGATCTGGCCTACTCCCCTGATGGGCGCACCCTCGCCACCATCTCCGGCGACCGACTGGTGCGCTTCTGGGATGTCACCGACCGCACCAGACCCACCCTCGTCGGCCAAACCCTCACCGGCCACACCGGCCGGTTGGAGTCCGTGGCGTTCTCCCCGGACGGGCGCACCCTCGCCGTCAGCTCCGATGACCGCACGGTGCGGTTGCTGGCGCCGTAA
- a CDS encoding SRPBCC domain-containing protein: protein MTTAAAASSLIHGSCTLTRDLAVPPGRVFAAFSDLALRQRWFRIPGEPGSAHHELDFRVGGREVARGTFAPSGVPEQVEYRSEFLDIVPDERIVFTYAITVDGRRHSISLVTVELAAAGYGTRVTRTEQYVFLVLTGDGGVDVAHLEGSMRLQFNGLESAVGRP from the coding sequence GTGACGACGGCTGCAGCTGCTTCATCCCTCATCCATGGGTCCTGCACGCTGACCCGTGATCTGGCGGTGCCACCAGGCCGCGTCTTCGCGGCCTTCTCCGACCTCGCGCTGCGCCAACGCTGGTTCCGCATACCCGGCGAGCCGGGGTCGGCCCATCACGAGCTGGATTTCCGTGTCGGTGGGCGGGAGGTCGCCCGTGGCACGTTCGCTCCCTCCGGTGTTCCGGAGCAGGTCGAGTATCGCTCGGAATTCCTGGACATCGTTCCCGATGAACGCATTGTGTTCACCTACGCGATCACGGTTGACGGCCGCCGCCACTCCATATCACTCGTCACCGTGGAGCTGGCCGCGGCGGGATACGGCACACGTGTGACCCGCACCGAACAGTACGTGTTCCTTGTCCTCACGGGCGATGGCGGGGTCGACGTCGCCCATCTCGAAGGCAGCATGCGGTTGCAGTTCAACGGACTGGAATCGGCCGTAGGCCGTCCGTGA
- a CDS encoding YchJ family protein, translating into MSVVDRCPCGSRLEYTQCCEPFHLGRPAPTAEALMRSRYSAFARGLAPYLLRTWHPSTRPRRLELDADLTWRALQIVDAVNGGPGDDSGVVEFRAIARTADGERHVQHERSTFTRIDGQWLYVDAGTGPLLRDR; encoded by the coding sequence ATGAGCGTCGTCGATCGGTGCCCATGCGGCTCCCGCCTCGAGTACACGCAGTGCTGCGAGCCTTTCCACCTCGGGCGCCCGGCGCCGACCGCCGAAGCTCTCATGCGGTCCCGCTACAGCGCCTTCGCCCGCGGCCTCGCGCCCTACCTGCTGCGCACCTGGCATCCTTCAACCCGTCCCAGACGCCTGGAGCTGGACGCCGATCTGACCTGGCGCGCCCTGCAGATCGTCGACGCCGTGAACGGCGGCCCCGGCGACGACAGCGGTGTCGTGGAATTCCGCGCGATCGCACGCACGGCGGACGGCGAACGTCACGTGCAGCACGAACGCAGCACGTTCACGCGGATCGACGGCCAATGGCTCTATGTGGATGCCGGCACGGGACCGCTGCTCCGCGACCGGTGA